The stretch of DNA AGGGATGTGCCGACCACCACATTGGGAATGGCCACCGGCAGGTTCAGGATAATGCCCAGCTGCTCACGCCCCGGGAAACGGGTTTTGCTGAGGACATAAGCCGCGTAGGTGCCGAGAATGGTGTTGATGACAGCCGTGGCAAAGGCGATGATCAAGCTGAAGCGGATGGCAAAAAGGACATCCACGGTAACCAGCGAGGCGGCAAAATTACCAAGACCTTCCCGCAAAGCAAAGATGAAGACCGAGGTCAATGGCAGGAGCAGAAGCGGCAGCATCACCAGGACCAGAAACCCGGCCGGAAGAATGGCTGCGATCCTTTTATACATGTTGCCCTGTTTCATGGCTTTAACTCCTTGAGGACGCCGTTTTTCCATATTTTATCAATGATCAAATCCCTGGCTTTCTGCCAGCCGCCGAAATCCTCGATCAGGAACGGATCATGAATATGTCCGAATTGCCGATTCACTGCATTCAAACGCTGGTCAACACTGCGAAACCCGTTTTTAACAAAAATACGCTGGGCTTCCTCGCTCCAGAGAAAGTCGGTAAACGCGTCAATGAGCTTCCTTTCCTCATGGGAAACATGGGATTCGATAACGACCACGGTGTGCTCACTGAGAATAGTGCTCCGGGGATAAACGATTTCAAAGGGAGGTGAACCGTTCCCACGGCTCCAGAGCGCATCCTGCTCGTAAGTGACCAGAGCATCGCCAAAGCCGTTGTCAAACTGGGTTTTCGCGGCCCTGCCGCTGCTGGCCTGAATCTTCACGTTGCGCCAGACGCCTTGCAGCATGGACTTGCCGGCATCGGGACCTGCGCCGGCCTGTCTGACGGCCGCCCCGTATTCGGCAACAATGGCCCAGTTGGCCGCCCCCGAGGTGAGCGGGTCCGGATGGACAATGCGGATTCCGGGACGGGCCAGGTCAGCAAAACTCCGTATATTTTTGGGATTGCCGGGCCGGACAACAATCACGAATGGGGTGCGGTTCAGGATACCCTGATGGGGCAATGCTTTCCAGGTTTCGCCGCGGATCACGCCGGCCTTCATGAGCCTCTGGACATCCAGCTCCGTGGAAAGGATGGCAAGCTCCGCAGGGGCGCCCATGATCAACTGGTTCGTGACAGTTCCCGATCCGGCAAATGAGCCGATCAGTTCCACGTCCTGCCCGGTCTGGGCCTTCCATTTTTTTTGAAAGGCGGGAAATACATTTTTGGCGATCACGGATTCGAGAATGGCGAATCCATAGAGAACGATCGTCTGCGGAGGTTTGTTTCCGTGGAACGGCAGCCAGGGATAGATGGTCCAGACAAACAGCGCCAGCACCAGGCAGACCATTACCGTTTTTCGCAGCCGTTGATGATTAGTGTATGTTGCGGGATGAATCGCCATAAGAAAGCTTTATCGTTTTTTCCATTCTCTTAGAATTTCACCCTGCGTTCGCACGCATAAAGTTCATGGATGGCAATCTTGTATTTCATTTCCTGCAGGCACCTCTCCCGTCATTGATCATCATGAAACGATCTCAGCGCGAAGATGAGTGCCGAGGATATATTCTTTGCTGGATGAAACATTGTTTCCCGGGCGGGAAGTATACGAAGAACAATATGGAGTGTCAATAAGATAATGGCCTTCCGTGTTGATTACCGATTGAACGGAAACAGGCCGGCCGCAACCGCTGATGCTTTATTAAAAGTCCCGGTATTGTGAATTACGATTTGAAAGGTGTAACGCGGCAATCAGCCGGAACTGAGCGACCGGCTGCCTTGTTTTGAAAAAACAGATAAGACAGCCCGTGGCTGAAGTGAGCAAATCAGAAAAGATGATTCACGCCGTATGCATCAATACCGCCAGATCATTGATAATCGCCTGGTAGTCCTGATATCTCTCCCCGGGAATTTTTGCCATCATTTTCCCGATCAGATCAGACAGCCCGCGGGAAAGGCCGGGATTTTTTTTCTTCAGCGGAACCAACTCATCGTTTAAGTGTTTAGAGAAAATGGCTTCAACAGAATCTCCTTCAAAGGGAGGCACTCCCGCCAAAACATGGTAAAATGTGGCGGCCAATGAATAGATATCGCTTCGGCAGTCCTGCTGCTGACCCTTAATGCATTCGGGAGACACATAAAGCGGCGATCCAAACCCTTCTGTTTTTTTGTTTGTTCCGTCATTGACGGTGGCAACCCCGAAGTCCAGGACCTTCAATATGCCCTGATCATCGATCATGATATTTTCGGGCTTAATATCCCGATGGACAATCCTTTGCCGGCTGACAAAATCGAGTGTCTGGCACGTGGTCAGGAAGTGTTCCAGGACTTTTGCCGTGTTGAGTTTATCTCGATTCTTGATCATATCCACGAGCGTTCCCCCGCTGATGAACTCCATGGCAAAGTAGAGGACATCGCCCATTTGGTCAATGTGGTATATTTGCGCGATATTGGGATGAGTCAGGCGGGACACCAATCGCGCTTCTTTGACAAACATATCCCGGTAGGACGCGATCGTCGAAAGATTATAAGAGATAATCTTCATGGCCACATTGCGCTCAAGAACGACATCCCATCCTTTAAAAACACCCCCCATGCTGCCGGCGCCGATAAAGGACATCGCCTTATAGTTGCCCAGCTGCTTTCCAATAAGACTATGATAGAATTTAATTTCCAGCGCCTTATCAACTTGCTGCTTTTTGTCCCCCATGCGGGCGGTGATGGCTGCATCATTTGTTTTTTCGATGGACGTTTTATCCGCTTCAGAAGACCTGGCCTGCGTGTCGTTGCGGGTTTTAATGTAATGACAGGCTTCGATCCATTCCCCGGAGGGTTCTACTTTTACGCCAATTTCCGCCGAAAGCTGATGCCCGCTTATTGAAATATGCCTGATGTGACTTTCAATAACGCATGTTCCGCCGGGCAGCGGCATTCTCAGGTAAAGCAGCATGCCGAGTTTGCCGAGGAGGGACGTTTCCATCAGAAGTCCTTCTGCGCTGATATTGGTTATCCGGCCGGGCATCCATAAAACGGCATCGCGGGATATTTCAATGCTGATCATCTGCTTAGGTATTGTTCTTTCGCTGTCCCGCCGCTCTTTTGGCGCCGGAGGGAACTCAGCCTGCCCGGCAAAGGATTCCTGATGCGCTTCCTGGGGTGGCGCAGATATGCTTTCATTGCCGGCCAGGGGCGGCAGCAATTTGCCCATGCGTTTTATTAAAACCATGGAGACCTCTTCATCCGGAGCGTAGGCGATGAAATCCGCAGCTCCCATGTCAAAAGCCTCCAGAACCGTTGAGACCTCCACTTCCAGAGTAACAAAATTAGACGGGACGAAAAATACAAAAGGGATCTTCTTCAAGAGGGAACTGTTCTTGAGAATTCTGAGGAATTGATAGCCGCTGGCATCCGCAAGCTCACTATCGCAGATAATCAGTGCCACTGCATTTTTGGACAGCAAATCCAGGGCATCGCTCATCGTGGTTGCCGTGAGCACCGGGTACCCGGTGCCGAGAAGAGACTGGCAAACCGCAGCCAGAATTTTCTTTTCGCGGTTTACCAAAAGGATGTAGCTTCTAACGTTCATAAATCCCGGTCCGAAAAAATATCCAGTCATATTTTAAATGCATTCCGCAAGCGGTCATCCTGTATATCATATATTTACAAACCTACGGCATGGTCGTTTTCGGTTTGATAAAAACATGCAGGGCAAACGACTGATTTCCCGCTTGAAATATGAGCACGGCGACGGAGGTATGCTGAAAATAACCAATCTGGTGGCCGGGACCGACAACGACCGAAGGCAGCGTAATTTCAAAATGGTAAGGTTTGCCGACAAACTCTTTTTTCGTGGAGCCGCTGATCATGTTGATAATTTCACTGACACCGTCGTGAATCAATTCAGCGTCGATGGAACTCTCATCCGTTCCCATCATTTTTGCGACGATCATTTTTGCCAGATCCCAATAAAAAGTGACGACAAGCGTGCCTTCGGCATTTCCGGAAAGGCCCATGATACCGGAAACATCACCGAATATTCTGATGGCATTGGAGAAATAAACTTTTTTGAAATCCACCTCCAGCGCGGCCATCGTTCTGAGGATATGGCAGGTGTTCTTGATAAAAGGACGCAGATACTCCAGTTCTTCTTCCAGAGGCTCCCGGTTGGGGATTAAATAACCTTTGATAATATGCTTGAAGGCGGGTGACGGGTCCGCCACAGACAGCACTTCCGTTGCGCCTGCGATCATATAGGGTTGCGACGTGATATCCTGCTTCTGACCATGAATAAGAATAATGGGTATATTCTGGAAGTTGCAGGCATACCGCAATTTGCAGATTTGCCGTACAACCTGCTCCTGATTTTTGTCCATCCAGAGAATAATCATGTCACAATCGCTGATGACCATTTCGAGATGAAATTTTTCATATTGAATATTGCAATCTTCGCCTAGCAGGCCCGAAAGTACTTTTTCGATTTTTGGGCTGCAACCAATTCCCAGTATTTTTTTCATAGAAACAACCTCCATTTTCTTTTCATGGTCAATAATTGGGATTGCCTGATGGAAGTCTGAGGCAGGCAGTTATCGATATCGCTTTGCCCGCGCGGCACCCGGTTCCCGATACCGGCGGACAGCGATTTTTATTTTCTTCCCAACACCTGATGAATTGCGTCTATCAGTTGATCCGCGGTAAAGGGTTTGGTGAGATAGTTCTGAGCGCCTGCGCTGATGGCTTCGTTAATTCTGTCGTCTTCAGACTCCGTTGAGACCATCAATACGGGAATCTTCTTAAAACGATCATCAGCCCGCATGCTTTTTATAACATCAATGCCGTTCATGACAGGCATATTCCAGTCGAGAAGCACCAAATTTATATTTTCGTCACCGGCTTCCAGGATATTCAACGCTTCCCTGCCGTTCGCCGCCGGGACAGCCTCAAAACCAATCGATGCGACCGCTTTTACGACAATACCGCGCACTAAACGTGAATCGTCTGCAACGATCAATTTCATGTCTGTTTCCTCCTCGTTTCCGTGAACTGGAATTATATGGATTCCAGATCATACGTACGTGTTAAATCGATCTCGATGCCCCACCTTTCGCCATCCGGCATGGACCTGGTGCGAACAACTTTGCCTATTAAGTTTATTTTCCCCTTGTCTTTCAGGTTAAATGAAACTTTCACCGCCTTACCCTCAGAAAATAATTTTTCCGAAAGAATATAGAAAATGTCCAAAGAGAAATACAATAAATGCACCGGTTCACCTTCAACCTTAACTTCAATCTTGTTTTTTTCATCATCGGGAAGATTGCCTGTATTGAGTTCATATTTGTGTTCTCTGTTCACTTGGAAAACTCTATTATGATTATGGTTATGCGTTGATTCTTTATGAAATATTACCATTTTCCCCGGGCAGCATATGGAAGTCGGCGTATGTGTTCATTGAATATGCCGCCGGTTACTGATTGAAATATTCGATCAACGATGAAGTTTAAGTGGGGTACAAGGCAGCAGAGGCTTACCTGCATTGAAAACATACCTCACACAGTACTCTCCCCTTTCGTCCCGTTCGTGCCATCCGCCAAAGCAAGGCACACGCGGGAAACAGTATTGAGTATCAGAAGAATTGTCAGTGATATGCATCACAGTTAATAAAACTTATTTTGAAAAAAGTCCGACGGGATTATTTTATATCGGCAGGGACCGGGTGAATATGGTTCTGCCTTTTTTAATTTATGCATTGATTGATTATTACCTGAAGTTAATTTTTTATTATCTCAGCAGGAATCGTCCGGCCAGTTTTTCCGGTGCGGGATGAAGACTGGGGCTTTGCTGGACGTTGATCTGCCTCGCCTCGTCCTCGACCTGTGGTTTAACTGTTTCGTAAATTTCGGACAGGCTCTTTTTCCCTTCCTTCAGCGCCAAAAGAAAATAATAGGTAAAAACACCGTGGCCTTTTTCGGGCGACGAGGTGGATATCTGAACGCCCTCTGTCGCTGAGAGCACTGCTAAATTATTTGCCTTGACCGGCGCTTCAGCCATCATCACCAGCGGCCTTGCGCCCTGCGCCAGGACGCTTCTTCCTCCGGAACCGGAAAAGCACGAATCCAGTAAAACGACAATTTGAGCCGCCTTCAATTTGCCAAGTTTCTCATAAAGTCTTTTCAATGAATAGCCCGTGTCATCAAGATAACCCGGGTCGCCGTCAAACGGCACAATATACGCGTCTCCCGTTTTAGGTTCGGGAGCGCCGTGACCTGAATAATAAATAACGACCTGGCTGCCCTTTTTTATTCTGTTCGGGAGCCATGTTTCCACTGTTTTCTTGATATCGGAAAGGCTTGCTTTATCATCAATAAGAAGAGCAATATTCCTCTCCTGATATCCCAGAGCTTTCAGGTAATCCTTCACGATGCCGGCATCGCTTTTGGAATACTCGGATTTGGGTAATCCGCGATAGTTTTCTATTCCGATGACAACGGCAATATCATTTTGTCTCGGCGCCGATTTGAAATCGGGTATTTCGTGGATGTTTACAAACAATTTTTCCTTAACAGCTGATTTCGGGCTATACGAAGGCGTTGCGGTTTTTTTTGCGGCATATTTATTTTTTGCGTCGCGCAGCGCCTGTTTGGCCTTATCCATGCCGTATTTCTTTGCCGTCTCCACCGGCGTATCGCCCTTGTTGTCCTCCTTACCTGCATCCGCGCCATTTTCGATGAGAAGATGGATCATCTCAACATTGCCGTAGCGAGCCGCTTTATGCAAAGGCGTCTCACCATCGTTGTTTTTTGCATTGACATCGGCTCCCTTCTTAATTAGAAATCGTGCCATATCCGTCTTGCCTTCGGCCACCTGATGCAGAAGCGTTTCTCCATATCTGTACCGATCGTTTACATTTGCGCCCCTTTCAATAAAAAAACCGGCTAAATTGGTCTTCTTATGGTAAACTGCATCTTTCAGAGCCTCTTTCTCGTCAACAATCGCACCCTTTTCCATCAAGACTTGCACAACCTCAAGATAACCGTCCATTATTGCAAAACTCACGGGTGTTGAACCCAAGTTGTTTTTCGCACTCACATCTGCGCCTTTTTCGATGAGAAGGCGGACAATATCAGTCTGCCCTTCGCTCGCCGCCTTATGCAAAGGGGTCCAGCCAGTTTTGTCTTTCGCATTGACATCTGCGCCTTTTTCCAGGAGAAAGCGGACAAGATCGATCTTTTTGCTTGAGACCGCGCTGTGCAAAGGCGTTGCGCCGTATTCATTTTTTGCGTCCACCTTGGCGCCCTTTTCAACGAGAAGGCGGGCGATATCAGTCATCCCGGAGAGAGCCGCCGAATGCAAAAGTGTCGAGCGGTCTCCCTCATTCACATTAGCGCCCTTCTCAATCAAGACTCTCATGGTGTTTATATTTTTATGAATAAGCGCCAAATAGAGAGGGGAATGGCCACCTTTCGAATTTACATTTGCACCATTTTCAATGAGGAAACGGGCAATCTCAGCATTATTGTTTTTTGCGGCGTAATCTAAAGGTGTCATGCCGTTCTTGTCTCTCGTGTTAACATCAGCACCTTTTTGAATGAGGAGGCGGGCAACATCGTTCCCCCTCGAGTCTACTGCCAAAATCAGAGGGGTCTTACCATACTTGTCTTTTACGTTTAAATCTGCGCCTTTCTCCGTCAAAATGTTCACGATATCAGTTTTTTTTGTAAATGCCGCCACACGATGCAACGGAGTCCAACCGATATTTTCTTTCGTATTGACATCCGCTCCTTTTTCAATGAGAAAGCGGGCAATGTCTGCTTTTTCATAGACGGTTGCCCAGCATAAAAGACTACAACCAGCCTTGTCTTTTAAGTTTACATCCGCTCCTTTTTCAATGAAGTCGCGCACGTAATTAATATCTCCGCGCTTTACGGCGGATATGGCATCTTCAAGACTCTGTGCACCGGCCTCAATCGTACAGACCGTAATGATTATCAGTAAAAAAGCTGCGAAAACGGATGTGAGTAGTTTCTTCATAAAATACTCCCTTGTTTTTAAATCGCGCCCCCTTCCGGCTTCTTGATCAGTTTCCGGTCTTCTCTCTGATCACTGACATGCCCCAGGGATACTTTTATCATAGGTCGAATCAGAGTTCAGCCATATTTTGATTGCTTCTGATTGAAAGGTCGGATGAATCAGCAAAATAAGAACAACAGCCTTACAGGACGGACGATCCAGTCTTTTATGAAACGCGATGCCAAAGCTTGTCCGAGGCCCCTTTAAGCAGCCGGAGCGGAATTTTGTTCCGCTCCGGCCTTTCATACTTCCGGTCTTCTTGCCCTTAAGCCAAGGTTTGTTTGAACTACATGAAACTTTCTTCGGGGATGTCGATCGCGCTGCGGTCGCCGCACTTCATCGCCTTCTCGTATCCGAAAATATCCGGAACATGATTCATGACATAGAATCTGGCAGTGGCGATTTTGCCCTTGTAGAAATCGGCATCGACGCTGCCATTTTCTTTGAGCTTGGCTGCCGCCATGAGCGCCTGGTCGAGCAGCAGCATGCCGCAATAAACTCTGGCGCCGGCATGCATGGTCCGGGTGGCGTAGAGCTGCTTCATCTGCTTATCGCCTTTCGTCCAGGCGGCATTCATATCCACGATATCCTTGAAAGCCGCCATGGCATCCGCCATCATCGCGAACTCCGCAGCAAATTCATCGGTTTTCTTGCCGGCCACGAAGTCGTCGATTTCTCTCACCCACTTCGCAAACGGTTCGCCGTTTTGCATGGTAAATTTGCGGCCGGTGTAGTCCTGCGCCTGGATGAAGTTGGTGCCTTCCCAGATCCCGTAGATCACGACATCCCGGTAAAGTTCCGCCGGAGCATACTCTTCCGTAAAGCCGTAGCCGCCGTGGCACTGGATGGCATCCCCGGTGGTCAGCCTCGCCATATCGGATGTATAGGCCTTGCACAGCGGGTTGTTGATTGCAAACATGTCATCATAATAGCATCGCTCTTCTTTCGTGGCGGCATCGACGGCCAGATCACGATAGAGATAAGACTTGTAAATCAAAGCCCGGCAGGCTTCCAGAATGGATTTCTGGGACAACAACATGCGGCGGACATCTTCGTGCTCGATGATGCGGACGCTGGGGCCCTTGGGGTTGGTGGAATGTTTGCTCTGCACACGGATTTTGGTGTAATCCAGAGCGGAGTAATAAGCGGAGCCAATGCATCCCAGGGAAAATAAGCCGGTGTTCAGACGTTCTTCGTTCATATAGGCAAACATCTGCTTCATGCCGATGCCGCGGCCGTCCACCACTTCCGCCTCGCCGACCATCCAGCCGTAGCAGTTATCGTTTTCACCCATGGACAGGGTGGCGGTCGTCGATCCGTGAATGCCCAGTTTGTGCTCAATCCCCATGGTGGTGACGTCGTTCCAGGCGCCTAAGGAGCCATCGTCGTTGACCCAGAACTTGGGAACGATAAACAGGGAGATGCCGGCGGTGCCTTCTTTGGCGTCCGGGGTCTTGGCCAGCATCAGGTGGATGATGTTTTCCGCCAGGTCATGGTCGCCCGAAGAAATGAAGCATTTTGTGCCGGTGAGCTTATACTTGCCGGGAACATCCGTGGGAACGGCCCGGCTCTTAACCGCACCGACCTCGGAGCCTGCGCCCGGTTCGGTAAGCCCCATGGTGCCGCCCCATTCACCTGTCCGCAGTTTGGGCATAAACAGGTCCTGCTGTTTTTGGGTGGCGAATTCATGAAGCACGGTGATCGCGCCCTGGGTCAGACACCAG from Deltaproteobacteria bacterium HGW-Deltaproteobacteria-6 encodes:
- a CDS encoding PilZ domain-containing protein, with translation MNREHKYELNTGNLPDDEKNKIEVKVEGEPVHLLYFSLDIFYILSEKLFSEGKAVKVSFNLKDKGKINLIGKVVRTRSMPDGERWGIEIDLTRTYDLESI
- a CDS encoding sulfate ABC transporter substrate-binding protein — its product is MAIHPATYTNHQRLRKTVMVCLVLALFVWTIYPWLPFHGNKPPQTIVLYGFAILESVIAKNVFPAFQKKWKAQTGQDVELIGSFAGSGTVTNQLIMGAPAELAILSTELDVQRLMKAGVIRGETWKALPHQGILNRTPFVIVVRPGNPKNIRSFADLARPGIRIVHPDPLTSGAANWAIVAEYGAAVRQAGAGPDAGKSMLQGVWRNVKIQASSGRAAKTQFDNGFGDALVTYEQDALWSRGNGSPPFEIVYPRSTILSEHTVVVIESHVSHEERKLIDAFTDFLWSEEAQRIFVKNGFRSVDQRLNAVNRQFGHIHDPFLIEDFGGWQKARDLIIDKIWKNGVLKELKP
- a CDS encoding response regulator, coding for MKLIVADDSRLVRGIVVKAVASIGFEAVPAANGREALNILEAGDENINLVLLDWNMPVMNGIDVIKSMRADDRFKKIPVLMVSTESEDDRINEAISAGAQNYLTKPFTADQLIDAIHQVLGRK
- a CDS encoding acyl-CoA dehydrogenase encodes the protein MAHSNWLYQTRDIMFQIKEWLGVEKLLGLDAYKDYYGMDDIDSFLDVNFKVCRDVMCPANKDADEPGAKFVGGNEHAVVTPDSFKNVYKTVMEAELGPQFGYRGEGKIPLCWYAPILEMQSAASPSIVMFWCLTQGAITVLHEFATQKQQDLFMPKLRTGEWGGTMGLTEPGAGSEVGAVKSRAVPTDVPGKYKLTGTKCFISSGDHDLAENIIHLMLAKTPDAKEGTAGISLFIVPKFWVNDDGSLGAWNDVTTMGIEHKLGIHGSTTATLSMGENDNCYGWMVGEAEVVDGRGIGMKQMFAYMNEERLNTGLFSLGCIGSAYYSALDYTKIRVQSKHSTNPKGPSVRIIEHEDVRRMLLSQKSILEACRALIYKSYLYRDLAVDAATKEERCYYDDMFAINNPLCKAYTSDMARLTTGDAIQCHGGYGFTEEYAPAELYRDVVIYGIWEGTNFIQAQDYTGRKFTMQNGEPFAKWVREIDDFVAGKKTDEFAAEFAMMADAMAAFKDIVDMNAAWTKGDKQMKQLYATRTMHAGARVYCGMLLLDQALMAAAKLKENGSVDADFYKGKIATARFYVMNHVPDIFGYEKAMKCGDRSAIDIPEESFM